The stretch of DNA TTTACCTGCGGACTTGGCATCCAGTTTATCGAAGAGAGGGGTCCACTCTGTTTTGAAAGACCAGGCCAGCAACAAGGAAAAGGTTACTGTAATCAGTGCGAAAATCGCAATCAGGAACAGGCGCTGCTCTTTTTTTAATTTCAAAAAATGATCACGGATCTGTTTCCAAAACTCCAGCATGAACTCTTACCCTCTCTATTGTCGGGATTTATTATCCCTGTCCTAATCTATAATTCGCCAAAGATAATCACCTTAAACGGACATGCTCTCTAAGGTTTGATAGGCTTCCAGCAGTTTGTCCCGGACTTCGACCGTGAGATCCAGCACGATCCTGGATTTTTCCGCGTCCAGCATCATTTCATGGGCTTTTTCAAGTTCGCCGGACAGAGAAAGTTTTTCTTTCTGCTCTGTGGTTTTCTGAAGAAAATCCACTTTGTTCAGGGAAGCAGAAAAAATTTCACCAAAACTGGTAGGTGGATGTTGGTTAGCTGTCTGGCGCGACTTTTCGGGTACGATCTCTTTGGGCTGCAAGTCCCAGGCGTTGATGGTTATCACCCTGTCACCTCGTAAAGTCACGCCCGCTTGAATTTCTTAAACCGTCAGCCAAAATTCCTATTTATTATATCCTCAGCAGTATGAATAGTAAAAAGCTTCCCAATACCTCATGACCAATTTTTTCACGATCTGCAGTGATTTAAGGATTGGCAGAAAAATCGGGTCGAACGAGCGAAAGCCTGGAAAACATCACGACATCAGTCTCTCAAGATATGCTTTGGTATCGATTTCTTCTTCTGTGGCATGGCCAGCCAGAAAATTCTGAATCCTGGAATCTTTGCTGTCCCTAAGCTCTTCCGGTCTTCCGGTGACCAGAATTTCTCCCTTGAAAAGCAGGGTGATCCTGTCAGCAATCTTGAAGGCGGATTTGAGATCATGAGTCACAACGACCATGGTGGTCTTGAAGGCTCTGGAAATCTTCAGGATCAGGTTGTCAATGCCGTCGGCCACGATCGGGTCTAAGCCGGAAGACGGCTCGTCGAAGAAAAGAATTTTAGGATCCATCGCCATGGCTCTCGCCAGACCTGCCCTTTTTCTCATGCCTCCGGAAAGTTCACCAGGCATCAGCTCTTCGAAACCGGCCAGGCCAACTGATTCCAGTTTCATTTTGGTCATGATCTGGATTACTTTCTCGTTCAATGCCGTATGTTCTTTCAGCGGCAAAGCCACATTTTCTCCGACCGAGATTGAATTGAAGAGAGCGCCACTCTGGAACAACACGCCCATTTTAAGTCGTACTTTGTCTATTTCCTCTTCCGGAAGCTTTGCGATGTCTGTGCCGTCGACCACGATCTGTCCTTCTGCAGGACGCAGTAAGCCTATGATGTGTCGCAGGAGGGTGGTTTTACCGCAGCCGCTGGCCCCCAGGATCACCATCCTCTCTCCTTCCAAAATCTCCAGATTGATTTCCGAGAGAATTTTCCGTTCTCCGTAATAGGTGGACAGATTTCGGATGCGGATCATCGGATTCATTTTCTGGCGCTCCTCAAAAGGCGAAGTAAAACAGGGCAGTAAAGAAACAGTCCGCAGCGATGATCAGGAAGATGGATGCTACCACGGAATTGGTAGTATTGCGGCCGACACCGGCAGCGCCATTTTCCACGGTAAAACCTTGAAAACAGCCGACGAATACAATTATCAACGCGAAAAAGAAGCTTTTGATCAGTCCTGTGATGATATCCTTGAACACCAGGGCGTTTATCACTCTGTCCCAGTAGATTGCAGAAGAAATTCCCAGGTTGTAATAGGAAATGAAGAATCCACCCAGGATTCCCATGATGTTCCCAAAAATGGTGAGGCAGGGAAGCATCACGATCATCCCCAGCAGGCGGGGTGAGACCAGGAACCGGATCGGATTGAGTGCCATGCTGCGCAGGGCATCGATTTCCTCGGAAACCTTCATAGTACCGATCTCGGCAGCGTACGATGCCCCGATTCTGCCTGCCACTATAATAGCCGTGATCAGTGGTCCCAGTTCCCTGGTGATGGATACTGAGACTAAATCTCCGACCCGCTGGACTATCCCGTATTTTTTCAATTGATAGGCTGTCTGCATTGCCAGAATCATGCCGATGAAAGTGGAAATTGTAAGTACGATCGGTGTTGAATCCAGGCCGACATTTATCATTTGCGAAACCGTGTCAGTGGCAGAAGGCTTCTTCTTGCCGGATAAAGGAGCAAGAAAAGTGTGGTAAAAGCCATCCCTGATGAAACAGTAAAATTCGTTCACTTTTCCCAGTAAAGAAAAGAAGACAGATCCGATTTTACCGGGCCATTTGACTAGAAGAGTGTTCAAAGACAGTTTGCGCTTCCAGCAGGAGTCATCATGAGGTTCTCGCTTTCATTTTTCAGGGGGAGCTTTGGAAATTTCGTCGAATTTCTGATCTTCGTAAATCGTGAAGACTTTTTCCAGCCGGGCCAGGCTGAATACATCTCTCACTTTAGCGGTGAGATGGACCAGGGAGAATTTTTTGGAAAGTTTTCCCGATACCTGCAGGCCTTCGACAAGAGTGGCAATTCCTGAACTGTCTATGTAATTCACTTCACCCAGGTCGATGATGATTTCCCGGAAACTCTTGCTCTTGAGCTGTGACTGTATTTCTTCCCTCAATTCCGGTGAAGAATAGAGGTCGACTGTCCCCTGCACCTTAATCAACAGTTTGTCGTTCAGATTTTTCAAGATGATTTCCATGTTTCCTCAAATGCCTTTAAATGTATTTTGTCATCAGAAGTTCAGTCCCTGTGTCCAGGGGGTTGAAATTTACTTCGTCCATGATCTGGTAAATGAAATTCAACCCCAAGCCTCCAGGTGAGACATCGTTCAGATCTTTCAATTTCAACTTTGCGGTATCGACGGGTACTCCAAAATCCCTGATCTGAAATTCAATTTTATGTTTCAGCGCAGTCAGGGTGAGTTCAATCGGCATCATGCTCCGATTCTGGTAACTGTATTTTATTATATTGCTGATGGCCTCGTCAACAGCAAGTACAATTCTCGCGACAGTCATTTCAGGCAGTCCGTTTCTCCTCAAAAAATTTTCGATGGTTGCCCGCAGGTCCCTGACAGTGGTTGCTGAAGATACGATGTTGAGTTTGCAGAAATCCGGTTTCAAACAGTTGGAAAGAGCGAACAGTGTCACATCATCGTGAAAATGTTCGGACTGGCAGAAAATCAACAACTCTGAATAAATCTTCTCTACCATCTCCTGGGATGTGAAGTTCCGCTTCGGCAGTAACGAGCAAAGCTTCCGCAGGCCAAATTCTTTGCCTTTCCGGTTTCTGGCTTCAGTCACACCATCCGAAAACATCAGGATCATGTCTCCCTTTTCAAACTCGATTTTTTCGCTGTGGAAAAGAGTGTCAGGCAGTATCCCGAGCGGGATATTCTGTTGTGTTGAGAGCAGTTCCCAGCGGTGTTTTTTTGACTGAAAATATCCCAAGGGAAGATGTCCGCAGTTCATGAACTGGATCTGCCTTTTTTCCAGATCAATGAATCCTGCCACCAGAGTTGTGAACATGCCGCGCTGGCTTGTCTGGTGGATTTCGTTATTCAGGCAGCTCACAAAATCCGATAATTCCTGATATCTGTAAACCAGATAGCGGATTTTCGAAACAAGGTTTGCCATGAAGATTGCGGCAGGTATGCCTTTGCCTGAGATGTCGCCGAAGATGAAGAATTGTTTTTTCTGGTTGACGTGAAAAATGTCGAAGAAGTCTCCGCTGACGTTGAAGGCACCTTTTTTCATGATCCCGACATCGCATTCTTCGCAGAGATTATCCTCGATCCTGGGCAGGAAGCTGTTCTGGATCAGTTGCGCCAGGTTCAGTTCCTGTTCGATCAACTGCACTTTGAGAGTTTCATTGTGCAGTTTGGCGTTTTCCAGGGCTATCGCCGCCTGATTGGCGAAAGTACTGAAGACTTCGACATCTTCTTCAGTGAAACCGCCTTTTTTTTTGTTCAGAACCTGGGCTACTCCAATCAGCCTTTTCTGGTATACCAGGGGAACACAGGCGACAGAGCGGGTTATAAAGCCGGTTTCCCGGTCTACGTTGGAAAAAAATCGGCTGTCTTTGCTGGTGTCGGATACCACAAGTGGTTTCCGGTTTTCTCCGACCCACCCGGCAATCCCCTGACCCAGCTCGATCGTGATTTTTCCCTTTATTTTGTGGCTGACCCGGCCATAGGCGATTTCAGCGTTCAGCTTCCCTGAGACCTCGTCATATAGGAAAAGAGTTGCCGCTTCAGCCATCATGACCTTTTTTGCCGACCGCATGATGATGTTCAGGATTTTGTCCAGGTCCAGAGTGGAATTCAGAAGGGCGCTGATCCTGATCAGGCTGGAAAGGCGTTTAATTTTTTGATTGAGCTCTGAGATTTTGCAGGTGTTTTTCGTGGCCATAATTTTTTATGTAGTTTTCAACGCTCATTACACAGCGGAAACCGATATCTATATTTTTCAGGTCCGGCTTGCCGCATTTTCTGCTTGAACAGAAGGTTTCCAGGTGACCATAGAGAAAAGAACCTCCCCGGATTACGTAATAGTTCCGGCCATACTTGCGGTTGAATACCCCATTGCCGGGATATTTGAGGTAAAAACTCCCGGTCCATTCGCAGGCATTGCCTCCCATATCATAAACACCATAAGGGCTGATGTCCTTTTTAAACATTTCCACAGGCACCAGTCCGTTGTAACCCGGAACAATCAGGGATTTGGTATGGGCTGACTGAAAATCAGGCTCATCTCCCCAGGGGAAAATTCTGCCGAATGAGCCGCGAGCTGCCTTTTCCCATTCTTCCTCCGTGGGCAGGCGCTTGCCGGCCCATTTGGCGTATTCGCTGGCATCGTACCAGGTAATGTTGGTCACAGGCATGCCCGCTTCCTGATCCCTGTAATAATGATTCGGTTCAAAAGCCTTGTATTCAGCACGGGTCACTTCATACCTGTCGATATAGTAGGAAGCTAGATAAACTTCGCGCTGCGGGGTGCAGTTGGCGGTCCAGGTGATGTCCCCTCCATTCTGGATTAAAAATGAGGCCTTAGCATCAGAAAGGCCCTGCTTGAAGTTTCCTTCAGGGATGTAGATCATCCTTGATTCAGCGTACAGGGAAACAGCCAGGGACAGGCAGAAAAAAAGGATAATCTTCATATCACCTCCGCAGCAGATTGATCAGTTTTCATCGATTCCTGCAAAAATCTGCGGAAAAACGCAGTAGAATTCGCAGGCTGACAGCACATGCTCTACAGGCACCTGATCCTTCGGACTGTGTGCATAAATCTCATTGGCAGGGCCGAAACCGATGCAGGGGATTCCATGCATTCCCATGATGGCGACTCCGTTGGTGGAGAAGGTCCATTTGTCGACAAGGGGCTGTTTTTGGAAGATCAGCTCAAATGCGGTTCTGGCCTTGGCAAGGTAGGGGTGGTCGTCAGGAAGGGTCCAGGTCGGATAATATTTTTCCGTAGGATAAACGAGGCCAGTGTAGGCTGGGTTCTGGTATTTCAGGATTTCCACGCGGCCGCCGTGCTTTTTGACTGACTGGAGAGCCTGGATTTCAGCTACTGCCGTGTCTTTCGTTTCGCCTGTGGTCAGGCGGCGGTCCAGCTGGATCGTGCATTCATCAGGGACTGCGCACTGGGAAGGGGAGGAAAAAAAGATCTGTGTGACTGTGACTGTACCCTTGCCCAGAAAATCATTCTGTCTGAGTCTGCCGTTCAGCGCTTCGATTTCCTTGACAATGTCGGCCATTTTATAGATGGCATTGTCCCCGCGTTCAGGTGCAGATCCGTGGCAGGACAAACCTTTCACAACCACCCTGATTTCCATCCGTCCACGGTGGCCGCGATAGATGTTCAGATTTGTCGGTTCTGTGATCACAACCAGATCCGGTCTGAGTTTTTCTTCATTGATGAGATACTGCCAGCAGAGACCGTCGCAATCCTCTTCCATCACGCTGCCAACGAGATAAAGGGTATAGTCGCCGGACAGCCCCAGCTCCTTGATGATTTTGGCGGCATAGACAAAAGACGCGACAGGCGCTTTCTGATCCGATGCCCCCCGGCCGTAAATGATGCCGTCCTGAAGCTTTCCCTTGAAAGGGTCCATTGAGTCCCAGAGAGAAGGGTCTCCGACTTCCACGGTATCTATGTGGGCATCATAGGCTAGAATTTTCGACCCGCTGCCCAGACGGCCGATAATATTGCCAAGGCCGTCCACTCTGATCTCGTCCAGACCGACTTTCTTCATTTCCTTCTGGATGCGCTGCACGACTTTTTTCTCTCTGCCGCTGTGAGAAGGAATCGAGATGATATCTCTCAGAAAAGAAACCATGTCTTTTTCGTATTCGTGAACTTTTTCTTTGATTAATCTTACTTTTTCCTGCATGAATCCCCCATTAGAGAATCTAATAAAACAGTAGTTTTAAAGAGTCTCTTAATCATCTCACTATCCTTGTACCCGACTTTCCTTCGATGGCTTCTTCCATTTTTTCCAGCGAGGTGATAATGGCCGGTTTCCCGGTTTTTTTGACAAAATCGCAGGCCGCAATGATTTTCGGCCCCATTGATCCTTTGGGAAATTCACCCTGTTCAAGATAGTGCATGGCTTTATCCACACTCAGTTCGGAAAACAGTTCCTGATTTTTTTTGCCGAAATTGATGGCAACCTGATCAACGCCTGTCGCGATCAGCAGGAAATCCGCCTCGATTTCCTGGGCGAGGAGCGAAGAGGCGTAATCTTTATCGATTACAGCTTCCAGTCCGTCCAGGATCCCGTGATCGAGCTCGATTACAGGAATTCCCCCACCTCCGCATGCAATCACGATCACATCATCTGCCAGCAGCCTTTTTACCACAGAAGCCTCCACGATCCGGAGCGGTCTTGGCGAAGGCACAACCCGCCGCCATCCTCGCCCCGCATCTTCGACCATGATCCATTTCTTTTCCCTGATCATGGTTTCTGCTTCCTTGGCCCTGAAAAAACGGCCGATCGGTTTGGTGGGATTTTTGAAAGCCTGGTCATTTTTATCGATAATGACCTGTGTAATGACAGTTACAACATCTTTCGGGGTAATCTTCTGCTTCAGAAATGTATTTCTCATTTCCTGCTGAATCATGTATCCCATTCCACCTTCGGTGTCAGCAACACAGATTCCCAGGTCCAGCGGATAAATTTCATTTTCTGCCAGTTCCACTCTCCTGAGGGCGTTTCCAACCTGGGGGCCATTGCCATGGGTCAGGCAGAGCTGAAACCCTTTTTCCATGAATTTGAGCACATGCAGACAGGTTGCTCTGGT from Candidatus Wallbacteria bacterium encodes:
- a CDS encoding ABC transporter ATP-binding protein — protein: MNPMIRIRNLSTYYGERKILSEINLEILEGERMVILGASGCGKTTLLRHIIGLLRPAEGQIVVDGTDIAKLPEEEIDKVRLKMGVLFQSGALFNSISVGENVALPLKEHTALNEKVIQIMTKMKLESVGLAGFEELMPGELSGGMRKRAGLARAMAMDPKILFFDEPSSGLDPIVADGIDNLILKISRAFKTTMVVVTHDLKSAFKIADRITLLFKGEILVTGRPEELRDSKDSRIQNFLAGHATEEEIDTKAYLERLMS
- a CDS encoding SpoIIE family protein phosphatase gives rise to the protein MATKNTCKISELNQKIKRLSSLIRISALLNSTLDLDKILNIIMRSAKKVMMAEAATLFLYDEVSGKLNAEIAYGRVSHKIKGKITIELGQGIAGWVGENRKPLVVSDTSKDSRFFSNVDRETGFITRSVACVPLVYQKRLIGVAQVLNKKKGGFTEEDVEVFSTFANQAAIALENAKLHNETLKVQLIEQELNLAQLIQNSFLPRIEDNLCEECDVGIMKKGAFNVSGDFFDIFHVNQKKQFFIFGDISGKGIPAAIFMANLVSKIRYLVYRYQELSDFVSCLNNEIHQTSQRGMFTTLVAGFIDLEKRQIQFMNCGHLPLGYFQSKKHRWELLSTQQNIPLGILPDTLFHSEKIEFEKGDMILMFSDGVTEARNRKGKEFGLRKLCSLLPKRNFTSQEMVEKIYSELLIFCQSEHFHDDVTLFALSNCLKPDFCKLNIVSSATTVRDLRATIENFLRRNGLPEMTVARIVLAVDEAISNIIKYSYQNRSMMPIELTLTALKHKIEFQIRDFGVPVDTAKLKLKDLNDVSPGGLGLNFIYQIMDEVNFNPLDTGTELLMTKYI
- a CDS encoding flagellar hook-basal body complex protein FliE, which codes for MTLRGDRVITINAWDLQPKEIVPEKSRQTANQHPPTSFGEIFSASLNKVDFLQKTTEQKEKLSLSGELEKAHEMMLDAEKSRIVLDLTVEVRDKLLEAYQTLESMSV
- the arcC gene encoding carbamate kinase, which gives rise to MGKKKIAVIALGGNALSKPGEIGDIPQQFANTRATCLHVLKFMEKGFQLCLTHGNGPQVGNALRRVELAENEIYPLDLGICVADTEGGMGYMIQQEMRNTFLKQKITPKDVVTVITQVIIDKNDQAFKNPTKPIGRFFRAKEAETMIREKKWIMVEDAGRGWRRVVPSPRPLRIVEASVVKRLLADDVIVIACGGGGIPVIELDHGILDGLEAVIDKDYASSLLAQEIEADFLLIATGVDQVAINFGKKNQELFSELSVDKAMHYLEQGEFPKGSMGPKIIAACDFVKKTGKPAIITSLEKMEEAIEGKSGTRIVR
- a CDS encoding ABC transporter permease, whose amino-acid sequence is MNTLLVKWPGKIGSVFFSLLGKVNEFYCFIRDGFYHTFLAPLSGKKKPSATDTVSQMINVGLDSTPIVLTISTFIGMILAMQTAYQLKKYGIVQRVGDLVSVSITRELGPLITAIIVAGRIGASYAAEIGTMKVSEEIDALRSMALNPIRFLVSPRLLGMIVMLPCLTIFGNIMGILGGFFISYYNLGISSAIYWDRVINALVFKDIITGLIKSFFFALIIVFVGCFQGFTVENGAAGVGRNTTNSVVASIFLIIAADCFFTALFYFAF
- a CDS encoding SUMF1/EgtB/PvdO family nonheme iron enzyme produces the protein MKIILFFCLSLAVSLYAESRMIYIPEGNFKQGLSDAKASFLIQNGGDITWTANCTPQREVYLASYYIDRYEVTRAEYKAFEPNHYYRDQEAGMPVTNITWYDASEYAKWAGKRLPTEEEWEKAARGSFGRIFPWGDEPDFQSAHTKSLIVPGYNGLVPVEMFKKDISPYGVYDMGGNACEWTGSFYLKYPGNGVFNRKYGRNYYVIRGGSFLYGHLETFCSSRKCGKPDLKNIDIGFRCVMSVENYIKNYGHEKHLQNLRAQSKN
- a CDS encoding STAS domain-containing protein, which encodes MEIILKNLNDKLLIKVQGTVDLYSSPELREEIQSQLKSKSFREIIIDLGEVNYIDSSGIATLVEGLQVSGKLSKKFSLVHLTAKVRDVFSLARLEKVFTIYEDQKFDEISKAPPEK
- a CDS encoding YgeY family selenium metabolism-linked hydrolase, whose product is MQEKVRLIKEKVHEYEKDMVSFLRDIISIPSHSGREKKVVQRIQKEMKKVGLDEIRVDGLGNIIGRLGSGSKILAYDAHIDTVEVGDPSLWDSMDPFKGKLQDGIIYGRGASDQKAPVASFVYAAKIIKELGLSGDYTLYLVGSVMEEDCDGLCWQYLINEEKLRPDLVVITEPTNLNIYRGHRGRMEIRVVVKGLSCHGSAPERGDNAIYKMADIVKEIEALNGRLRQNDFLGKGTVTVTQIFFSSPSQCAVPDECTIQLDRRLTTGETKDTAVAEIQALQSVKKHGGRVEILKYQNPAYTGLVYPTEKYYPTWTLPDDHPYLAKARTAFELIFQKQPLVDKWTFSTNGVAIMGMHGIPCIGFGPANEIYAHSPKDQVPVEHVLSACEFYCVFPQIFAGIDEN